One part of the Mycolicibacterium aromaticivorans JS19b1 = JCM 16368 genome encodes these proteins:
- a CDS encoding alpha/beta hydrolase yields MRIRGLAAVRAGLESAPLPDMSPMAGIDDLAASGPAGPIPLRLYRPTTEPFPPVLVYLHGGGLVMGSNHSFEPLARALAHASGAAVVSVDYRLAPEAPPPAQFDDAYAATEWVATQSDSLGLDAGRLAVVGDSAGGSLAAAVALAARDHGGPDIAAQVLLYPGLDRDMGATSITSMPDAPMLRHDDILYMHELVDQGAGVPRDPYQIPAYAQDLRNLPAAIVVTGECDPIRDWGERYALRLRDAGVQTTLTRYPGVYHGFLMRSDATARGRLAIAEIGALLRAKFRHLGTESGPPDQRTIAGSSNSTPTTIE; encoded by the coding sequence ATGCGTATCCGGGGTCTGGCCGCAGTGCGGGCCGGCCTGGAATCGGCACCGCTGCCCGATATGTCGCCGATGGCGGGCATCGACGATCTGGCGGCTTCGGGCCCGGCGGGGCCGATCCCGCTGCGGCTCTACCGGCCCACCACCGAACCCTTCCCACCCGTGCTCGTCTACCTCCACGGCGGCGGGCTGGTGATGGGAAGCAATCACTCGTTCGAACCCCTGGCACGCGCGCTGGCCCACGCCAGCGGCGCCGCGGTGGTATCGGTCGACTACCGACTGGCACCGGAGGCGCCACCACCGGCCCAATTCGACGACGCGTACGCCGCCACCGAATGGGTTGCGACACAATCCGATTCCCTCGGTCTCGACGCAGGCCGACTCGCGGTGGTCGGCGACAGTGCGGGCGGATCGCTGGCTGCCGCTGTCGCATTGGCGGCGCGGGATCACGGCGGACCCGACATCGCCGCACAAGTGCTGCTCTATCCGGGCCTGGACCGGGACATGGGTGCGACGTCGATCACCTCGATGCCGGATGCACCGATGCTGCGCCACGACGACATCCTGTACATGCACGAACTGGTCGACCAGGGAGCTGGGGTGCCGCGGGATCCCTACCAAATCCCGGCCTATGCACAGGATCTGCGCAACCTGCCGGCCGCCATCGTGGTTACCGGGGAGTGTGACCCGATCCGGGATTGGGGCGAACGGTACGCATTGCGGCTGCGTGATGCCGGCGTGCAGACGACGCTCACTCGCTACCCGGGCGTGTACCACGGCTTCCTGATGCGGTCCGATGCCACCGCGCGGGGCCGCCTGGCGATCGCGGAGATCGGTGCCTTGCTGCGCGCGAAATTCCGCCATCTCGGCACCGAAAGCGGACCTCCCGATCAACGGACGATCGCCGGATCGTCCAACTCGACACCCACCACAATCGAATGA
- a CDS encoding acyl-CoA dehydrogenase family protein: MTTTHLSVHAAPAVDPDLVAMMDAVFADHRRSGPAHPPGGRAALDRTLWHRLESLGLARLTGSEQSGGSGAGWHEAAALLTAAVRHGIRTPVGEHDLLACWLLEALGRPVGDAVRTVHLPGGDVERNAPVPWAAEADRIVVVWWTGDEYRLADVERATLSITEGANLIGEPRDTVRADFAATAGEPISDALVRRLKHRAALMRSIQVCAALERAAELSIEHVCARVQFGRPLAKFQAIQNLISDAAAEAALARAATEAALDVAVATEWDSANLDFLIATARSCAGHAASVVSRNAHQVHGAIGTTREHRLHEFTRAALAWRSEYGSVRHWDEQIAAAATAAGAEGLWGLIADSR, encoded by the coding sequence ATGACCACAACCCACCTCTCGGTACACGCGGCCCCGGCGGTCGACCCGGACCTGGTCGCCATGATGGACGCCGTCTTCGCCGACCACCGACGCAGCGGACCCGCGCATCCACCGGGCGGACGCGCCGCCCTTGACCGCACTCTGTGGCACCGTCTGGAATCCCTCGGATTGGCGCGGCTCACCGGATCAGAGCAGTCGGGCGGCAGTGGGGCGGGCTGGCATGAAGCGGCCGCGCTGCTGACTGCCGCTGTACGCCATGGGATTCGCACTCCCGTCGGCGAACACGACTTGTTGGCATGCTGGTTGCTGGAGGCCCTCGGCCGGCCAGTCGGCGACGCCGTCCGCACAGTGCACCTCCCGGGAGGCGACGTCGAGCGGAATGCACCCGTTCCGTGGGCTGCCGAGGCCGATCGGATCGTGGTGGTGTGGTGGACCGGTGACGAGTATCGCCTTGCCGACGTCGAGCGCGCCACGCTGTCGATCACCGAAGGTGCCAATCTGATCGGTGAGCCTCGTGACACGGTCCGCGCGGACTTCGCAGCGACCGCCGGAGAGCCGATCAGTGACGCGCTGGTGAGGCGGTTGAAGCACAGGGCGGCGCTGATGAGGTCGATCCAGGTGTGCGCGGCGCTCGAACGCGCCGCGGAGCTGTCCATCGAGCACGTCTGCGCCCGGGTGCAATTCGGCCGCCCGCTCGCCAAGTTCCAGGCGATCCAGAATCTCATCTCGGATGCCGCTGCCGAGGCGGCGCTCGCCCGCGCCGCCACCGAGGCGGCACTCGACGTGGCCGTCGCAACAGAATGGGACTCGGCGAACCTCGACTTCCTCATCGCCACTGCGCGTTCCTGCGCCGGCCATGCGGCGTCGGTGGTCTCCCGCAACGCCCACCAGGTGCACGGTGCGATCGGCACGACCCGGGAACATCGATTGCACGAATTCACCCGTGCGGCGCTGGCGTGGCGGTCCGAATACGGGTCGGTGCGCCACTGGGACGAGCAGATCGCGGCCGCGGCAACCGCTGCGGGAGCCGAGGGATTGTGGGGCCTGATCGCCGATAGTCGCTGA
- a CDS encoding aldehyde dehydrogenase family protein, with translation MPTYEHPTLFIDGRWVNPAGSGVIDVIDPATEKVIGHVPNGSAADVDAAVHAARGAFDPLISVDERRDRLHLVIDAMEKRLPDIAHLITAEMGAPVRIAETVQTQVPLAVAKGFADALDGFAFEERIGNSLVLREPYGVVGAITPWNYPLYQVVAKVLPAIAAGCTVVLKPSNDAPLSVFAFVEACEEAGLPPGVINIVSGPGQVIGERLASHPDVDFVSFTGSTGVGSRVGELAGQSIKKVALELGGKSANVILDGADLATAVKVGVGNAFLNGGQTCMAWTRMLVPQRHYGEALDQIEAAVARYTVGDPWDPATRIGPSASRSQFNTVRGFIERAAREGARLVTGGAEPVRDRGFFLAPTVFADVDPESELGQEEVFGPVLAVIPYTDADDALRIANGTPYGLSGAVWAADDETAIAFARRVQTGQLDINGGPYNPAAPFGGYKKSGIGRELGRFGLEEFLQTKSLQLRAGA, from the coding sequence TTGCCTACCTACGAGCACCCCACGCTGTTCATCGACGGCCGCTGGGTTAACCCGGCCGGCAGCGGGGTGATCGATGTGATCGATCCCGCTACCGAGAAGGTGATCGGTCACGTGCCCAACGGTTCGGCCGCCGACGTCGACGCCGCGGTTCACGCAGCGCGAGGCGCATTCGATCCGCTGATCAGCGTGGACGAACGTCGCGATCGACTCCACCTTGTGATCGACGCGATGGAGAAACGTCTGCCCGACATCGCCCACCTCATCACCGCGGAGATGGGCGCCCCGGTGCGCATCGCTGAGACGGTTCAGACCCAGGTTCCGTTGGCGGTGGCCAAGGGATTCGCCGACGCACTGGACGGCTTCGCCTTCGAGGAGCGCATCGGCAATTCCCTGGTGCTGCGGGAACCGTACGGGGTTGTCGGTGCCATCACACCGTGGAACTACCCGCTGTACCAGGTGGTCGCCAAGGTCCTGCCCGCCATCGCCGCGGGCTGCACCGTCGTGCTCAAGCCCAGCAACGACGCGCCCCTGTCGGTGTTCGCGTTCGTCGAAGCGTGCGAAGAGGCCGGGCTGCCGCCCGGCGTCATCAATATCGTGTCGGGCCCGGGCCAGGTCATCGGTGAGCGCTTGGCCTCTCACCCCGATGTCGACTTCGTGTCCTTCACCGGGTCCACCGGTGTCGGGTCGCGCGTCGGAGAATTGGCCGGTCAATCGATCAAGAAGGTCGCGCTCGAGCTGGGGGGCAAATCGGCCAATGTGATCCTCGACGGCGCGGACCTGGCCACCGCCGTGAAGGTCGGGGTCGGCAATGCGTTTCTCAACGGAGGCCAGACCTGCATGGCCTGGACCCGGATGCTGGTGCCACAGCGGCATTATGGGGAGGCGCTGGATCAGATCGAGGCTGCCGTCGCCCGTTACACCGTAGGCGACCCCTGGGATCCCGCCACCCGCATCGGTCCGTCGGCCTCGCGGTCGCAGTTCAACACCGTGCGCGGTTTCATCGAGCGGGCCGCCCGCGAAGGCGCCCGATTGGTGACCGGCGGCGCAGAGCCGGTTCGGGACAGGGGATTCTTCCTAGCTCCAACAGTTTTCGCCGACGTCGACCCGGAATCCGAGCTCGGCCAGGAAGAGGTGTTCGGCCCCGTACTGGCGGTCATCCCCTACACCGACGCCGACGATGCGCTGCGCATCGCCAACGGAACTCCCTACGGACTGTCGGGCGCGGTGTGGGCCGCCGACGACGAGACCGCGATCGCCTTCGCCCGCCGGGTTCAGACCGGCCAACTCGATATCAATGGCGGGCCCTACAACCCGGCTGCACCGTTCGGCGGTTACAAGAAATCCGGCATCGGACGCGAACTGGGACGGTTCGGGCTCGAGGAATTCCTGCAGACGAAATCCCTTCAACTCAGGGCGGGCGCATGA
- a CDS encoding zinc-binding dehydrogenase: MYEGRIARFDEPGKPFEIQTVSLPEVGPGEILVRVLRANICGSDVHAWHGTFATRGLGGQLPTVLGHEMVGSVAALGSGVSADSNGKPLGEGARVVFPYFFCCHTCRNCLAGRRNACLNLKMAMLGRADEPPYFVGGYGDYYLLPAGAVVYIVPDSVGDDIAAGANCALSQVMYGLERVDLQLGEHVVVQGAGALGLYAIAVAKARGAANVIAIDGVSERLELATAFGADTVLDLNEISTPKDRAKAVRGLTGGHGADVVVEVVGHPSAIEEGLQMLGQFGRYVEIGNINVGRTFAFDPSRFVFSNKTMVGVSLYDPAVLSRALTFLDHHQHSLPFERLAAASYPLDDINDAFAAADGKRDIRASLIP, encoded by the coding sequence GTGTATGAGGGCCGCATCGCGCGCTTTGACGAACCCGGCAAGCCGTTCGAAATCCAGACCGTCAGCCTCCCTGAGGTAGGCCCGGGAGAGATCCTGGTCCGAGTTCTGCGCGCGAACATCTGTGGGTCCGACGTCCACGCCTGGCACGGCACGTTCGCGACGCGAGGGCTCGGCGGCCAGCTGCCGACCGTTCTCGGTCATGAAATGGTGGGCTCCGTCGCCGCGCTGGGCTCGGGGGTCTCGGCCGATTCCAACGGCAAACCACTGGGTGAGGGCGCCCGAGTGGTGTTCCCCTACTTCTTCTGCTGTCACACCTGCCGGAATTGCCTGGCCGGCCGACGAAACGCGTGCCTGAACCTGAAGATGGCCATGCTGGGCCGTGCTGACGAGCCGCCCTATTTCGTCGGCGGCTACGGTGACTACTATCTGCTGCCGGCCGGCGCGGTTGTCTACATTGTTCCCGACAGCGTGGGTGACGATATCGCCGCGGGCGCGAATTGCGCTCTGTCGCAGGTGATGTACGGACTGGAACGCGTCGACCTGCAGCTGGGCGAACACGTCGTGGTCCAAGGCGCAGGAGCCTTGGGACTCTATGCGATCGCCGTGGCCAAAGCGCGCGGCGCCGCAAACGTCATCGCAATCGACGGCGTGTCAGAGCGACTCGAACTCGCAACAGCGTTCGGCGCCGACACCGTGCTCGACCTCAACGAGATCAGCACTCCGAAAGATCGCGCGAAAGCGGTGCGTGGGCTGACCGGCGGCCACGGCGCCGATGTGGTGGTCGAAGTCGTGGGACACCCCTCCGCCATCGAGGAGGGTCTGCAGATGCTCGGACAGTTCGGCCGCTATGTCGAGATCGGCAACATCAACGTCGGCCGGACGTTCGCTTTCGATCCTTCGCGCTTCGTGTTCTCCAACAAGACCATGGTCGGGGTGTCACTGTATGACCCGGCAGTGCTGTCCCGCGCCTTGACGTTCCTCGACCACCATCAGCACTCGCTGCCATTCGAGCGGCTCGCCGCGGCCTCCTACCCGCTCGACGACATCAACGATGCGTTCGCCGCTGCCGACGGTAAGCGGGACATCCGGGCCAGCTTGATTCCCTGA
- a CDS encoding acyl-CoA synthetase, whose product MHSDDLATVIARARSHSLADIPRRSARKQPDKTAIIDGDVVLSFAEFDHLVDRAAAAFHDNGLRPGDRVALLARNCWQYAVLAFATARAGVVLVPINFMLTAEEVAYILGHSNASAFIVETALVPVAERAMAISRTVTTKVALTPDRQAPPAGWPDFADWLTTTSPAPDVRIDDDQLLRVMYTSGTESRPKGVMHSSRSLMWQYISTIVAGSMSGDDVEVHSLPLYHCAQLDNFLATDIYLGATSIIVPRPDPELVLRAIERHGVTNYFAPPTVWISLLRSPVFDEVDLSSLRKGYYGASPMPTEILYEMRQRLPNLRLWNFYGQTEMAPLASALGPDEQDAHAGAAGRPVVNVETAILDEADNPVAAGTVGEIAHRSPHLMLGYLDAEETTAQAFSGGWFHSGDLGFYDEHGLLHVVDRKKEMIKTGGENVASREVEEVLYRHSGIEEAAVFGIPHPVWVEAVVAAVVARVGADPSEAEILSHCRDHLAGFKTPKQVFFVDSLPKNPSGKLLKRDLRQRFSVDHSEIERDSPRV is encoded by the coding sequence ATGCACTCTGACGACCTCGCCACGGTCATCGCCCGTGCCCGCAGCCACAGCCTGGCCGACATCCCGCGGCGGTCGGCACGCAAGCAGCCGGACAAGACCGCCATCATCGATGGTGACGTGGTGCTCAGCTTCGCCGAGTTCGACCACCTGGTGGACCGAGCCGCCGCAGCGTTCCACGACAACGGCTTGCGCCCGGGCGATCGCGTTGCGCTGTTGGCGCGCAATTGCTGGCAGTACGCCGTGCTCGCGTTCGCCACCGCCCGCGCCGGCGTGGTTCTCGTACCGATCAATTTCATGCTGACCGCCGAAGAGGTCGCCTACATCCTCGGGCACAGCAATGCCTCCGCCTTCATCGTCGAGACCGCCCTGGTGCCCGTCGCCGAGCGGGCGATGGCGATCAGCCGGACGGTGACCACAAAGGTTGCGCTGACACCCGACAGACAGGCCCCGCCTGCCGGTTGGCCGGACTTCGCCGACTGGCTGACCACGACCAGCCCGGCACCCGATGTCCGCATCGATGACGATCAACTGCTGCGCGTGATGTACACCAGCGGCACCGAGTCACGGCCCAAAGGGGTCATGCACAGCAGCCGCAGCTTGATGTGGCAGTACATCAGCACCATCGTGGCCGGCTCCATGTCCGGCGATGACGTCGAAGTCCACTCCCTGCCGCTGTATCACTGTGCTCAGTTGGACAATTTCCTGGCCACCGACATCTATCTCGGTGCCACCAGCATCATCGTTCCTCGACCGGATCCCGAACTGGTGTTACGCGCCATCGAGCGCCATGGCGTCACCAATTACTTTGCGCCGCCCACTGTCTGGATCAGTCTGCTGCGCAGCCCGGTGTTCGACGAGGTGGACCTGTCGAGTCTGCGGAAAGGCTATTACGGAGCGTCACCGATGCCCACCGAGATCCTGTACGAGATGAGACAGCGGCTGCCCAACCTCCGATTGTGGAACTTCTACGGCCAGACCGAGATGGCTCCCCTGGCCTCCGCGCTGGGACCCGACGAGCAGGATGCACATGCCGGGGCAGCCGGACGGCCGGTCGTCAATGTCGAAACCGCCATCCTCGACGAGGCGGACAACCCCGTCGCGGCCGGAACCGTGGGCGAAATCGCCCACCGCAGCCCACATTTGATGCTCGGCTACCTCGATGCCGAGGAAACCACAGCCCAAGCCTTCTCCGGCGGCTGGTTCCACTCGGGGGATCTGGGTTTCTACGACGAGCACGGGCTCCTCCACGTCGTGGACCGCAAGAAAGAAATGATCAAGACCGGGGGCGAGAACGTCGCCAGCCGTGAGGTCGAAGAAGTTCTCTACCGGCACAGCGGGATCGAAGAAGCGGCCGTGTTCGGCATTCCGCACCCGGTCTGGGTGGAGGCCGTGGTCGCCGCGGTGGTCGCTCGCGTCGGAGCCGATCCGTCGGAAGCCGAGATCCTGAGTCATTGCCGCGACCACCTCGCCGGGTTCAAGACCCCCAAGCAGGTGTTCTTCGTCGACTCTCTGCCGAAGAACCCGAGCGGGAAACTACTCAAACGCGATCTGCGCCAGCGGTTCAGCGTCGATCACTCCGAAATCGAAAGGGATTCCCCACGTGTATGA
- a CDS encoding flavin-containing monooxygenase: protein MTVTTESSSSADSAPDPAVLRAHLRQADPGVLVAVLAQMTGDASVVDRYAGKIDHVPDPPERAGTTDPATADALADEIIAALGRPRPVGAIAADDRALFAALLPIALGSSVDDEQVDLLLEQGGFRPSQPTLPRTTPIPSTTTMAIIGAGIAGIAVALAAAEEGVHFQIYDRNNEVGGTWLTTTYPGIGVDTPSAYYSLSREVNPDWSNYYPEGAEYQDYLVALADKHELRRHIRFGTEVEALWWDEQRQQWQIHARAADGVRTVDYASVVVTAAGYLNRPRFPDIKGRDTFSGTSIHSALWDPTLDLAGKKVAVIGAGCTAVQIVDACVDQVEHLTVFQRQPHWVAPRKRLSDEVPEHRRYLGRVLPFYAMWHRLKSYWGTADNNYPIILQDPEWSQTHLSISPANDVLLQMCLDYIERMFGAGTELAGKVTPDFAPYGKRIIRDPGGYYAALTREHVDVEASEPAEVNAGGIVTADGRQIDLDVIIYATGYHLDFLSTVDIRGRGGKTLAGEWGDSPRAYRGGTVPGFPNLFITSAPNYSPGHGAGANFSMEVLAHYILECLQLMALRGATTIEVTEKAFEEYVAGIDQAMQRTVWCHTPNAHTYYRSESGRVVVATPYRLVDLWQQHRAPVEEDFVLQ from the coding sequence ATGACCGTTACCACTGAATCGTCGTCATCGGCAGACAGCGCACCGGATCCGGCTGTCCTGCGCGCGCATCTGCGTCAGGCCGACCCCGGCGTTCTGGTTGCGGTGCTCGCCCAGATGACCGGTGACGCATCGGTCGTGGACCGGTACGCCGGCAAGATCGACCACGTCCCGGACCCGCCGGAGCGGGCAGGAACCACCGATCCGGCCACCGCGGACGCGCTGGCCGACGAGATCATCGCAGCGCTCGGTCGCCCCCGGCCGGTGGGCGCGATCGCCGCGGACGATCGTGCGCTGTTCGCCGCCCTGTTGCCGATCGCGCTGGGCAGCAGTGTCGACGACGAGCAGGTGGATCTGCTCCTCGAGCAAGGTGGTTTTCGGCCCTCGCAACCCACGCTGCCCCGCACCACGCCGATTCCCTCGACAACGACGATGGCGATCATCGGTGCCGGCATCGCCGGTATCGCGGTCGCGCTCGCGGCGGCCGAAGAGGGCGTGCACTTCCAGATCTACGACCGCAACAACGAGGTCGGTGGCACGTGGCTGACCACGACCTACCCGGGCATCGGCGTGGACACGCCGTCGGCGTACTACTCGCTGTCGCGGGAAGTGAACCCGGACTGGTCGAACTACTACCCGGAAGGTGCCGAATACCAGGATTATCTGGTGGCCCTGGCCGACAAACACGAGCTGCGCCGCCACATCCGATTCGGTACCGAAGTAGAAGCGCTGTGGTGGGACGAGCAACGGCAACAGTGGCAGATCCACGCACGCGCCGCCGACGGCGTCCGAACTGTCGACTATGCCAGCGTCGTCGTCACCGCGGCCGGGTACCTCAACCGGCCCCGATTCCCGGACATCAAGGGGCGAGACACGTTCTCCGGAACCAGCATTCACTCAGCGCTATGGGACCCCACCCTCGACCTCGCCGGGAAGAAGGTGGCGGTCATCGGGGCCGGGTGCACCGCCGTGCAGATCGTCGACGCCTGTGTCGACCAAGTCGAACACCTCACCGTCTTTCAACGGCAGCCGCACTGGGTGGCACCCCGCAAGCGCCTCTCCGATGAGGTGCCCGAGCACCGGCGCTATCTGGGCCGGGTGCTGCCGTTCTACGCCATGTGGCACCGGCTCAAGTCGTACTGGGGCACAGCAGACAACAACTATCCGATCATCCTGCAGGATCCCGAGTGGTCGCAGACGCACCTGTCGATCTCCCCGGCCAACGACGTGTTGCTGCAGATGTGTCTGGACTACATCGAGCGCATGTTCGGGGCCGGAACGGAATTGGCCGGCAAGGTCACCCCGGACTTCGCGCCCTACGGCAAGCGCATCATTCGCGACCCCGGTGGCTATTACGCCGCGCTGACCCGCGAGCATGTCGACGTCGAAGCCAGTGAACCCGCCGAGGTGAACGCCGGCGGGATCGTGACGGCCGACGGCCGCCAGATCGACCTCGACGTCATCATCTATGCCACCGGCTACCATCTCGACTTCTTGTCCACCGTCGACATCCGCGGCCGCGGCGGCAAGACGTTGGCGGGGGAGTGGGGGGACAGTCCGCGTGCCTACCGAGGCGGAACCGTGCCGGGATTCCCGAATCTGTTCATCACCTCGGCCCCCAACTACAGCCCAGGGCACGGAGCGGGCGCCAACTTCTCCATGGAGGTCCTCGCTCACTACATCCTGGAGTGCCTGCAGCTCATGGCCTTACGCGGCGCGACGACGATCGAGGTGACCGAGAAAGCGTTCGAGGAGTACGTCGCCGGTATCGACCAGGCGATGCAACGCACCGTGTGGTGTCACACCCCGAACGCCCACACGTACTACCGGTCGGAATCGGGTCGCGTCGTCGTCGCCACCCCGTATCGACTGGTCGACTTGTGGCAGCAGCACCGCGCTCCCGTCGAAGAGGATTTCGTGCTGCAATGA
- a CDS encoding crotonase/enoyl-CoA hydratase family protein — MTSPLDVTTQGTVQVWTITLPEVGNAITDPAVIAAFEQAVDAANRDTAVCAIVLTGAGKIFSAGGNVKDMADGRGMFGLDAIDQRRAYIDGIQRIPRALGRLEVPLIAAVNGAAIGAGCDLAMMCDIRIASERASFAESFVQLGLIPGDGGTWFLPRAVGYARAAELTFTGDRIDASTALEWGLVSRVVPHDDLLTEARALAERIAVNPPHALRMAKRLLQESISGSLESTLAMAAAMQPLAHHDSEHQRRIAKWRTT, encoded by the coding sequence ATGACGTCACCGCTGGACGTCACCACGCAAGGCACAGTTCAGGTCTGGACCATCACCTTGCCGGAGGTCGGCAACGCCATCACCGATCCGGCTGTCATCGCCGCGTTCGAGCAGGCTGTCGATGCGGCGAACCGCGACACTGCGGTGTGTGCGATCGTGCTGACCGGCGCAGGGAAAATCTTCTCCGCCGGCGGCAATGTCAAGGACATGGCCGACGGCCGTGGCATGTTCGGCTTGGACGCGATCGATCAACGCCGCGCCTATATCGACGGTATTCAACGCATCCCTCGGGCGCTCGGCCGTCTCGAAGTGCCGCTCATCGCGGCGGTCAACGGTGCGGCCATCGGGGCCGGCTGCGACCTGGCGATGATGTGCGACATTCGGATCGCCTCCGAACGCGCATCGTTCGCCGAGAGCTTTGTCCAGCTGGGCTTGATCCCCGGCGACGGCGGCACGTGGTTCCTGCCGCGTGCCGTCGGGTACGCCAGGGCCGCCGAATTGACCTTCACCGGCGACCGGATCGATGCGAGCACGGCACTCGAATGGGGTTTGGTCAGCCGCGTCGTGCCACATGATGACCTGCTCACCGAAGCACGGGCGCTGGCCGAACGCATCGCGGTGAACCCTCCTCATGCCCTGCGGATGGCCAAACGCCTTCTGCAGGAATCCATCTCCGGATCGCTGGAATCCACCCTGGCAATGGCCGCGGCAATGCAGCCGTTGGCCCACCACGACTCCGAGCACCAGCGCCGGATCGCGAAGTGGAGGACGACATGA
- a CDS encoding SDR family NAD(P)-dependent oxidoreductase codes for MSARETFGGGVAVITGAGAGIGAGLARQASRLGMTVVLADVDAAAVAALREELTAAGGSAVEAVCDVRDANAVEELAETVYRDIGDVRLLVNNAGVEQFGYLWDTPVANWQRVVDINISGVFYGVRAFLPRMMATDAPAWVWNLSSIGGVAVVPLQAPYIMSKHAVLALTECLHLEVKSAGHDHHVHVQAVLPGAVVSNIFESAGGVNSGDAGAAEAQRTAMLDIKAEAMDPIAAAEVVFEQAAEGRFYLLTQPDYVGSAMAERARVLTSQEPPRLRTERRFDPAQN; via the coding sequence GTGAGCGCACGCGAAACCTTCGGCGGCGGAGTCGCCGTCATCACCGGCGCCGGAGCGGGGATCGGTGCGGGCTTGGCTCGTCAGGCCAGCCGGCTGGGCATGACTGTGGTCCTGGCCGACGTCGACGCCGCAGCAGTGGCGGCGCTCCGCGAAGAACTCACCGCGGCAGGCGGTTCCGCGGTCGAGGCGGTCTGCGACGTGCGCGACGCCAACGCGGTCGAAGAGTTGGCCGAGACTGTCTACCGCGATATCGGCGATGTGCGCCTGCTGGTCAACAACGCCGGTGTGGAACAGTTCGGCTACCTGTGGGACACCCCCGTGGCCAACTGGCAGCGCGTCGTCGACATCAACATCAGCGGTGTTTTCTACGGAGTTCGGGCGTTTCTACCCAGGATGATGGCCACCGACGCGCCGGCATGGGTGTGGAATCTGTCCTCGATCGGCGGCGTCGCAGTGGTTCCGCTGCAGGCGCCCTACATCATGAGCAAGCATGCCGTGCTGGCGCTGACCGAGTGCCTGCACCTCGAGGTCAAGTCCGCCGGGCACGATCACCATGTGCATGTGCAGGCGGTCCTGCCAGGTGCGGTGGTTTCCAACATCTTCGAGTCCGCAGGCGGCGTGAACTCTGGTGACGCCGGTGCCGCCGAGGCCCAGCGAACCGCCATGCTGGACATCAAAGCCGAGGCCATGGATCCGATCGCGGCCGCCGAAGTGGTGTTCGAACAAGCCGCCGAGGGCCGGTTCTACCTGCTCACTCAGCCTGATTACGTCGGGTCGGCGATGGCGGAGCGGGCCCGCGTCTTGACCAGCCAGGAGCCGCCCCGGTTACGTACCGAACGCCGATTCGACCCCGCGCAGAACTGA
- a CDS encoding acyl-CoA dehydrogenase family protein, translating to MTTAMPRLVPPVRNDATSDALRAQVRAFLADQLAAGAFRPSIDSWLCGWDEGFTSTLAKRGWLGMTVPRHYGGHGRSFHERFVVTEELLAAGAPVAAHWIADRQIVPSLLKYGTEHQKSHLLPRIVAGECFFAIGMSEPDSGSDLASVRTRATRVDGGWSLTGTKVWTSGAHRAHAFIVLARTTAADPAHRHAGLSQFIVDLHGPGIDVRPIVSMNGGHHFNEVILSDVFVPDAMVFGEIGQGWTQVTSELSFERSGPERFLSTFPLLAHAADTTGAPRGTGDRELGRLVARIAGLHHMSTAVAGALQRGESCDVAASVVKVLGTTVEGDIADFADLETDCDAQQSGEWVQLVADAVDQRPGFTLRGGTNEVLRGVIARGLGIR from the coding sequence ATGACAACTGCGATGCCCCGGTTGGTACCACCGGTCCGCAACGACGCCACCTCGGACGCGCTACGGGCGCAAGTGCGGGCTTTCCTGGCCGACCAGCTCGCCGCCGGCGCGTTCCGACCGTCCATCGACTCATGGTTGTGCGGATGGGATGAAGGCTTCACGTCGACATTGGCCAAGCGCGGCTGGCTGGGCATGACCGTCCCCCGGCACTACGGCGGTCACGGGCGCTCTTTTCACGAGCGATTCGTCGTCACCGAGGAATTGCTGGCCGCGGGCGCCCCCGTTGCGGCTCATTGGATCGCCGATCGACAGATTGTGCCGTCGTTGCTCAAATACGGCACAGAGCACCAAAAGTCGCACCTCCTGCCACGCATCGTCGCCGGCGAGTGCTTCTTCGCGATCGGGATGAGCGAACCGGATTCTGGATCCGACCTCGCCAGCGTGCGCACCCGCGCCACCCGGGTGGACGGCGGCTGGTCGTTGACCGGCACCAAGGTCTGGACGTCCGGAGCTCACCGCGCGCATGCGTTCATCGTGCTGGCCCGCACCACCGCCGCGGACCCTGCGCACCGCCACGCCGGACTGAGCCAATTCATCGTCGACTTGCACGGTCCTGGGATTGACGTTCGTCCTATCGTCTCGATGAACGGCGGCCATCACTTCAACGAGGTCATCCTCTCCGACGTTTTCGTCCCCGACGCGATGGTCTTCGGTGAGATCGGGCAAGGCTGGACTCAGGTCACCTCGGAGCTGAGTTTCGAACGCAGCGGCCCCGAACGCTTCCTGTCGACCTTTCCCCTCCTGGCGCACGCGGCGGACACCACCGGCGCGCCGCGCGGAACCGGTGATCGCGAACTCGGTCGACTGGTGGCTCGCATCGCCGGGCTTCACCACATGTCGACGGCAGTGGCAGGCGCGCTGCAGCGCGGGGAGAGCTGCGATGTGGCCGCTTCCGTCGTCAAGGTGTTGGGCACGACCGTCGAAGGTGACATCGCAGACTTCGCCGACCTCGAAACCGATTGCGATGCACAGCAATCCGGCGAATGGGTGCAACTGGTAGCCGACGCCGTCGACCAGCGCCCCGGCTTCACCTTGCGCGGCGGAACCAACGAAGTGTTACGTGGCGTGATCGCACGCGGATTGGGCATTCGATGA